Proteins from a single region of Pseudomonas sp. BSw22131:
- the dgcB gene encoding dimethylglycine demethylation protein DgcB: MLNTLLPILLFAALALAVLGAARRVMLWRNGRASKVDLLGGLLAMPKRYMVDLHHVVARDKYIANTHVATAGGAVASIVLAILVHGFGLHSRILGFALLIASAAMFVGAIFMFLRRLDPPARLSKGPWMRLPKSLLAFSASFFLLTLPVAGILPADFGGWVLAVILGIGVLWGVSELFLGMTWGGPMKHAFAGALHLAWHRRAERFGGGRSTGLKPLDLSDPTAPLGVEKPKDFTWNQLLGFDACVQCGKCEAACPAYAAGQPLNPKKLIQDMVVGLAGGTDAKFAGSPYPGKAIGEHGGNPHQPIVNGLVDAETLWSCTTCRACVEECPMMIEHVDAIVDMRRHLTLEKGATPNKGAEVLENLIATDNPGGFAPGGRMNWAADLNLNLLSDKKAVDVLFWVGDGAFDMRNQRTLRAFVKVLKAAKVDFAVLGLEERDSGDVARRLGDEATFQMLAKRNIQTLAKYSFKRIVTCDPHSFHVLKNEYGAFDGNYLVQHHSTYMAELIGDKALNLGQHKGTRVTYHDPCYLGRYNGEYEAPREVLRALGIEVKEMVRSGFRSRCCGGGGGAPITDIPGKQRIPDMRMEDIRETGAELVAVGCPQCTAMLEGVVEPRPLIKDIAELVADALIEDAQPAKPAPIKREPAEAH, from the coding sequence CGTGGCGCGGGATAAGTACATCGCCAACACGCACGTCGCCACAGCAGGCGGCGCCGTGGCGTCCATCGTACTGGCGATTCTGGTCCACGGCTTTGGGCTGCACAGCCGCATCCTCGGTTTCGCGCTGTTGATTGCGTCAGCGGCGATGTTCGTGGGCGCTATCTTCATGTTCTTGCGTCGTCTTGATCCACCGGCTCGCCTGTCAAAAGGCCCGTGGATGCGTCTGCCGAAAAGCCTGCTGGCGTTTTCTGCGAGCTTCTTTCTGCTGACGTTGCCAGTCGCGGGCATTCTCCCGGCTGACTTCGGTGGCTGGGTGCTGGCTGTCATCCTGGGGATTGGCGTGTTGTGGGGCGTTTCGGAATTGTTCCTCGGCATGACCTGGGGCGGTCCGATGAAGCACGCCTTCGCTGGCGCGTTACACCTGGCCTGGCACCGCCGCGCCGAACGCTTTGGTGGCGGTCGCTCAACCGGTTTGAAACCGCTGGACCTGTCTGACCCGACAGCGCCGTTGGGCGTGGAAAAACCCAAGGATTTTACCTGGAACCAACTGCTCGGCTTCGACGCCTGCGTGCAATGCGGCAAGTGCGAAGCGGCTTGCCCTGCCTACGCCGCAGGCCAGCCGCTGAACCCGAAAAAGCTGATTCAGGACATGGTTGTAGGCCTTGCTGGTGGCACCGATGCGAAGTTCGCAGGTAGCCCTTATCCCGGCAAAGCAATAGGCGAACACGGCGGCAATCCCCATCAACCCATCGTCAACGGTCTGGTAGATGCCGAAACGCTATGGTCCTGCACCACCTGCCGCGCGTGCGTGGAAGAATGCCCGATGATGATCGAACACGTGGACGCCATCGTCGACATGCGCCGTCACCTCACGCTGGAAAAGGGCGCGACGCCAAACAAGGGCGCCGAAGTTCTGGAAAACCTCATCGCCACCGACAACCCGGGCGGTTTTGCGCCGGGCGGCCGGATGAACTGGGCAGCGGATTTGAACCTCAATCTGCTGAGCGACAAGAAAGCGGTCGACGTGCTGTTCTGGGTCGGTGATGGCGCGTTCGACATGCGCAACCAACGTACTCTTCGCGCATTCGTCAAAGTACTGAAAGCGGCCAAGGTCGACTTCGCAGTACTCGGCCTGGAAGAGCGTGACAGCGGTGATGTGGCGCGTCGTCTGGGTGATGAAGCGACTTTTCAGATGCTTGCCAAACGCAACATTCAGACGCTTGCCAAGTACAGCTTCAAGCGCATCGTTACCTGCGATCCGCACAGCTTTCATGTGCTGAAAAACGAATACGGCGCGTTCGATGGCAACTACCTGGTGCAGCATCACAGCACGTACATGGCGGAGCTGATTGGTGACAAGGCCCTGAACCTCGGCCAGCACAAAGGCACCCGCGTGACGTACCACGATCCGTGCTACCTGGGCCGTTATAACGGCGAATACGAAGCGCCGCGTGAAGTGCTGCGTGCGCTGGGTATCGAGGTCAAGGAAATGGTCCGGTCGGGTTTCCGCTCTCGCTGTTGCGGAGGCGGAGGCGGTGCGCCGATTACCGACATTCCCGGCAAGCAGCGTATTCCTGACATGCGCATGGAAGACATCCGTGAAACCGGCGCCGAACTGGTGGCGGTGGGTTGTCCACAGTGCACGGCAATGCTTGAGGGTGTAGTCGAGCCCCGCCCGTTGATCAAGGACATCGCGGAACTGGTCGCCGATGCCTTGATAGAAGACGCGCAGCCCGCCAAACCAGCGCCGATCAAACGTGAACCAGCGGAGGCCCACTGA
- the etfB gene encoding electron transfer flavoprotein subunit beta, with translation MGQNVMQRDQKLPVDNSALHVISLVSIGAHPTSGRPRRAEQDARAVELGLQLAGDNLHVLHAGDANEPALRAYLGMGLGELHVLEQPHGADALPGLTDYIRESGVQMVLAGSQAETGEGSGMLPYLLAEKLGWPLVVGLAEVESVSNGSAQVLQALPRGQRRRLKVRLPFLATVDNAAPTPRQSAYGPAQRGTLNVEDVEVVTDELFTDNPLQPAKPRPKRLKVIKAKSGADRMKAATAKASGGGGQVLKGVSAQEGAAAILKLLVEEGVVK, from the coding sequence ATGGGGCAAAACGTGATGCAGCGTGATCAGAAGTTACCTGTGGATAACAGCGCATTGCATGTCATCAGTCTCGTATCCATTGGTGCACACCCGACTTCAGGTCGGCCACGTCGAGCCGAGCAAGACGCCAGAGCCGTAGAGCTTGGCCTCCAGTTGGCTGGGGATAACTTGCATGTGCTGCATGCCGGCGACGCAAATGAGCCAGCGTTGCGTGCTTATCTCGGGATGGGCCTGGGCGAGTTGCATGTGCTGGAGCAACCACATGGCGCTGATGCGCTGCCCGGATTGACCGACTACATTCGTGAATCCGGTGTGCAGATGGTGCTTGCGGGCAGTCAGGCGGAAACCGGTGAAGGGTCCGGCATGTTGCCGTACCTGCTTGCCGAAAAGCTGGGCTGGCCGTTAGTGGTCGGATTGGCTGAGGTCGAATCGGTCAGCAACGGCAGTGCGCAAGTGCTACAGGCGTTGCCACGTGGTCAGCGTCGTCGCCTCAAAGTTCGTCTGCCGTTCCTGGCGACTGTGGATAACGCAGCCCCCACACCCCGTCAAAGCGCCTACGGCCCCGCGCAACGCGGCACACTGAATGTTGAAGACGTGGAGGTTGTCACTGACGAGTTATTCACAGACAACCCGTTGCAACCGGCAAAGCCTCGCCCTAAACGCCTTAAAGTGATTAAAGCCAAAAGCGGCGCTGATCGAATGAAGGCCGCTACGGCGAAAGCCAGCGGGGGAGGCGGGCAGGTGCTGAAGGGTGTGAGTGCTCAGGAAGGGGCAGCGGCGATTCTTAAGTTGCTAGTTGAAGAAGGGGTTGTTAAGTAG
- the etfA gene encoding electron transfer flavoprotein subunit alpha, whose amino-acid sequence MSDIIRRDPRAEWIARNRLHPLHAAMQPEQASWMGPNGLMRKNVHGAGFIGPNGIKRIDRTGAQQGGAVKRSAAVEVQLPLHKVAEPAFYIAVVPDMVGGRLSSHDRDLLGLAHSMAGRDGAVLAIVFGEHKESAFETAGVDRLLVLEGDEFNGYSPEQRVQGLRAVDNQLVPRHWLLPDSRSGGGELGRRFAASIGERPATRVWQIKDEIATGRAGAGREDLARPVSRLILAAAECAEPVSETRHEALAVELSTTVARSLPRIEDLGAVAVDPALIPMAEAEFIFSGGNGVKDWDLFHRTAQALGATEGASRVAVDDGFMARDRQVGASGTWVTARVYVAVGISGAIQHLQGIGACDKVVAINLDPGCDMIKRADLSVIGESADILDALIEAVEEYRNGAKRDAA is encoded by the coding sequence ATGAGCGACATTATCCGCCGTGACCCCCGCGCTGAATGGATTGCCCGCAACCGCCTGCATCCGCTGCACGCCGCCATGCAGCCCGAGCAAGCCAGCTGGATGGGGCCCAACGGCCTGATGCGCAAAAACGTTCACGGCGCAGGTTTCATCGGGCCAAACGGCATCAAGCGGATCGACCGCACTGGCGCGCAACAAGGCGGGGCGGTCAAACGCTCCGCTGCTGTCGAAGTGCAATTGCCACTGCACAAAGTTGCCGAACCAGCGTTTTACATCGCTGTGGTGCCAGACATGGTCGGTGGCCGCTTGAGCAGTCACGACCGAGATTTACTGGGCCTCGCCCACAGCATGGCTGGCCGCGACGGCGCAGTGTTGGCCATCGTGTTTGGCGAGCATAAAGAGAGCGCTTTCGAGACCGCAGGCGTTGATCGCTTGTTGGTGCTGGAAGGTGATGAGTTCAACGGCTATTCGCCTGAACAGCGCGTACAGGGTTTGCGGGCTGTGGATAACCAGCTTGTGCCACGTCACTGGCTGCTGCCGGACAGTCGCAGTGGCGGTGGTGAGTTGGGTCGTCGTTTTGCGGCAAGCATCGGTGAGCGGCCCGCTACCCGCGTCTGGCAGATCAAGGATGAGATCGCCACGGGCCGAGCTGGCGCCGGTCGCGAAGACCTGGCCCGGCCGGTTTCACGACTCATTCTCGCCGCTGCCGAGTGCGCGGAGCCCGTCAGTGAAACCCGTCATGAAGCACTGGCCGTTGAGTTATCCACAACCGTGGCGCGCAGCTTGCCCCGTATCGAGGATTTGGGCGCGGTTGCGGTCGATCCTGCACTTATCCCCATGGCTGAAGCGGAGTTCATCTTTTCCGGCGGCAATGGGGTGAAGGACTGGGATTTGTTCCATCGCACCGCCCAGGCATTGGGCGCCACTGAAGGCGCGTCTCGCGTGGCGGTCGATGATGGCTTCATGGCACGGGATCGCCAGGTGGGCGCGTCCGGAACGTGGGTCACGGCCAGGGTTTATGTGGCCGTGGGGATCTCTGGCGCGATTCAGCACCTGCAAGGCATTGGCGCGTGCGACAAGGTCGTGGCGATCAATCTCGATCCTGGTTGCGACATGATCAAACGGGCAGATCTCTCTGTGATTGGCGAAAGCGCCGACATCCTCGACGCGCTGATTGAAGCTGTAGAGGAATACCGGAATGGGGCAAAACGTGATGCAGCGTGA